A window of Carboxydocella sporoproducens DSM 16521 genomic DNA:
GCCCGCATGCTGGAGCGGGAAGATTTCAGCAAGCGCTTCAAAGAAGGGGCACCTATCAGCATCCATGAGTTTTTCTATCCTCTCATGCAGGGTTATGATTCTGTGGCGTTAGAAGCGGATGTGGAATTAGGGGGTACTGACCAGAAGTTTAACCTTCTGATGGGCCGCCATTTACAGAAAGAATTTGGCCAGGAGCCGCAAATCGCTCTTATGATGCCGATTCTGGAAGGTTTGGATGGCGTCAACAAGATGAGCAAATCCCTGGGCAACTATATCGGTATCAATGAGGCCCCTGAGGAAATGTACGGCAAAACCATGTCTATTCCCGATGAATTGATGCTGCGTTATTTTGAGCTGGTAACCCGGGTATCCCTGGAGGAGCTGGCTCAAATCAAAGCAGGCCTGGCAGAGGGAAAATTGCATCCACGGGACGTGAAAATGCGGCTGGCCCGGGAAATTGTCAGCATGTACCATGGGCCGGAGGCAGCCAGGCAGGCGGAAGAACACTTTGTCCGGGTATTCCAGCAGCGCCACTTGCCGGAGGAAATTCCCGTCTATCAGCTGCCGGCCAATGAGCTGGAAGGTGGCACCATTGGTCTTTCCAAACTGTTACAACTGAGTGGCCTGGCTGCGTCCAACAGTGAAGCCCGCCGGTTGATTGCCCAGGGGGGAGTCAAGGTCAATGAAGAAAAAGTAACTGATCCCCTTATGCGCATTAACGTTCAGGATGGCCTGATTTTGCAGGTAGGCAAAAGGAAATTCGCCAGAGTGATTTTAGCCTAGGGCTTTCACCTATTGGTTCACCTCCACATAGATTAGGGTGGAGGTGAATTTTTTTATGGGACGCCGTCCATCACTGCAGGGTTTTGGCCCACGCCGGCGGAGACCGTGGCTGGCGCTGGTTCTATTCCTGGTCGCAATCCTCATTAGCGGCTTTTATCTGCTGGATCTCCTCATTGCTGCTCCCTTGCGGGCTGAAGCAGAGGCCCAGGTCAAGCGCCTGGCCACGGAAATTGTGCATCGCTCTGTTCTGGAAGAGATGGAACGTTTCGGCCAGGGCAACCTGGTTAAGGTATATAAAGATGGGGAAGGGCGGCCAGTGCTGATGGAACCGGATGTGGTAGCTCTCGACAAGCTGCAGAGCCGGGTAGCATTAACAGTAAACCGACGCCTGGAGGAATTGAAAATAAAAAAGGTAACCGTTCCGCTGGGGACGATTACCCGTATCACCTGGCTGGCGGCCTGGGGGCCAGGGATTAAAGTGGAAGTTTGGCCCACAGGTGCAGTTAAAACGGAGATAAAAAATGAAGTAAAAACAGCCGGGATCAACCAGACCCGGCACGTAATCAGCTTGATGGTGGAGACCCAGCTGCAAATCGTGGTGCCGCCCTTTACAGATCGGACTGTACCAGTACACACTGAGGTGCTGTTGACCAATCTGATGGTGGTGGGTCCTGTACCGCAATTCTATGGGGATTTTGGTTTTAGAAATGACCGAACAGGCCCATGATGATTTCCAGGATAAACAATAAGACAATCGCTACCTCCAGGGTCATGGAACGGCGGGTAACAATTTCTTCACTGAGCATGGAATAGGTTTCGCGCAACAAATTGATTTTCCGTTCGATACTTTCCACCCAGACCCTGGTGCGAAAAATGCTGAGGGCGGCACTATAGACGCGAGCATAAAAAATGTCTTCTGTTACCTTCAAGGAATTCTGGATACGGTCAATGATTTCCGTGATATCCACGACCAGTTCCATTAAACGTTTCATTATCCGCCGGTACTGGCTGAGCCGGCCCAGCCGGCGTTCAGCCCATTCGATGTCCTGATAGGCTTGAGCCAGCTCCCGGCTCAAGAGATCGTCATAGTAGCGTAATTCCAGCAGCTGCGCCAGCCCCAGTTCCAGTAGATCGGGAATATCTGTACTGCCACCGGCATCGTAAACCAGGGCGGAGTCCCAGGTGATGATGGTCAGATCATCCGGGCCGTAACTGAAACTGTGCTGCAGGGTATCCCGGCGCGCCTGATTGCTGATCTTCTCTGTTTCGGCCAGCAGCAAGGGAACGGGGTCCCAGTCCCGATTCCAGCGCCGAAAGTAGTAGACGGTAAAATCCTCCACCATATTGTGGCTGGCAGCGGGTTTATGCAAAGCCGGAGCCAGGGAGTGTATCACAGTGGCCAGCTGCCGTTCAAAATGCATTTCCACTTCTTCGCTGTTATACAGGAAGTTGGCCATTTCCGTCCAGAGGGAGAGGTCCACTTCCCCTGGCATCAGGATCCGCATAACCAGAGAAACTACTCCCAGATCGAAAATTTTAGCTGACCACTGGACATTTACCTGCCAGGGGCCCAGATAAAGGCTTTCCTCCAGTAATTCCACCGCTACCGGCGGGTTGGCCAGTTGCATGGATTTGGCCCGGATTTTGGCCAGCCGCAGCCGCACGGTAGGTAAGGTAACAGATAGCAGCTGTTCCACCCGGTTCAGATCGATTTCTTCTGCTACATCATAGAGACGATAAAGCCAGATTCCGGTTTGCACT
This region includes:
- the yunB gene encoding sporulation protein YunB, translated to MGRRPSLQGFGPRRRRPWLALVLFLVAILISGFYLLDLLIAAPLRAEAEAQVKRLATEIVHRSVLEEMERFGQGNLVKVYKDGEGRPVLMEPDVVALDKLQSRVALTVNRRLEELKIKKVTVPLGTITRITWLAAWGPGIKVEVWPTGAVKTEIKNEVKTAGINQTRHVISLMVETQLQIVVPPFTDRTVPVHTEVLLTNLMVVGPVPQFYGDFGFRNDRTGP
- the tyrS gene encoding tyrosine--tRNA ligase, coding for MVREVLADLERQLAEIRRGVAEIVPENELVEKLKKAIATGKPLRVKLGLDPTAPDIHLGHTVVLNKLRTFQDLGHEVIIIIGDFTGRIGDPTGKSETRKQLTEEEVQANARTYQEQIFKILDRARTRVVFNSQWLAPLTFTDVIQLAAKYTVARMLEREDFSKRFKEGAPISIHEFFYPLMQGYDSVALEADVELGGTDQKFNLLMGRHLQKEFGQEPQIALMMPILEGLDGVNKMSKSLGNYIGINEAPEEMYGKTMSIPDELMLRYFELVTRVSLEELAQIKAGLAEGKLHPRDVKMRLAREIVSMYHGPEAARQAEEHFVRVFQQRHLPEEIPVYQLPANELEGGTIGLSKLLQLSGLAASNSEARRLIAQGGVKVNEEKVTDPLMRINVQDGLILQVGKRKFARVILA